From a region of the Odontesthes bonariensis isolate fOdoBon6 chromosome 2, fOdoBon6.hap1, whole genome shotgun sequence genome:
- the LOC142387579 gene encoding tripartite motif-containing protein 16-like yields MEEIAKKMVKLDLESFSCSIFLDVLKEPVTIPCGHSYCMNCIKGYWNGKNKKGIHSCPQCMNTFTPRPILEKSTMLADLVEQLKKTGLQAAPADHCYAGAEDVACDFCSGRKLKAIKSCLFCLASYCEEHLQPHYDVAPFRKHKLVEPSKKLQENICSVHDEVMKMFCRTDQKSICYLCSVDEHKGHDTVSAAAERTERQRELEGSRQQIQQRIQDREKDVKLLQQEVEAINQSADKTVEDSQKIFTELIRLIQKRSSDVKQQIRSQEEAEVSRVKELQEKLEQEITELKRKDAELKQLSHTEDHSQFLHNYPSVSALSESTHSPSINIRPLRHFEDVTAAVSELRDKLQDILREEWTNSSMRVTDVDLLLPEPEPEPEPKSRADFLKYSCEITLDPNTANTCLLLSEGNRKVTLMTQPQSYSDHPDRFRDRFQVLSRESLTGRCYWEVEMRGGGADVAVAYKNISRPGDEGGFGFNDKSWALDCYQNSCELWFNNMKTSISGPQSSRVGVYLDHRAGVLCFYSVSETITLLHRVQTTFTQPLYAGVYVYDTGDTAEFCEVN; encoded by the coding sequence ATGGAGGAAATAGCAAAGAAAATGGTTAAACTGGACCTGGAAAGCTTCTCTTGTTCGATCTTTCTGGATGTGCTGAAGGagccggtgactattccctgtggacacagctactgcatgaaCTGTATTAAAGGCTACTGGAATGGAAAGAATAAGAAGGGAATTCACAGCTGCCCTCAATGCATGAATACTTTCACACCAAGGCCTATTCTGGAGAAaagcaccatgttagctgatttagtggagcagctgaagaagactggactccaagctgctcctgctgatcactgctatgctggagctgaagatgtggcctgtgatttctgctctggaagaaagctgaaagccatcaagtcctgtttattctgtctggcctcttactgtgaggaacaccttcagcctcattatgatgtggctccattcaggaaacacaagctggtggagccctccaagaagctccaggagaacatctgctctgttcatgatgaggtgatgaagatgttctgccgtactgatcagaagtctatctgttatctctgctctgtggatgaacataaaggccacgacacagtgtcagctgcagcagaaaggactgagaggcagagagagctggaggggagtcgacaacagatccagcagagaatccaggacagagagaaagatgtgaagctgcttcagcaggaggtggaggccatcaatcagtctgctgataaaacagtggaggacagccagaagatcttcactgagctgatccgtctcatccagaaaagaagctctgatgtgaagcagcagatcagatcccaggaGGAAGCTGAAGtgagtcgagtcaaagagcttcaggagaagctggagcaggagatcactgagctgaagaggaaagatgctgagctgaagcagctctcacacacagaggatcacagccagtttctgcacaactacccctcagtgtcagcactcagtgagtctacacactcacccagcatcaatatccgtcctctgaggcactttgaggatgtgacagcagctgtgtcagagctcagagataaactacaggacatcctgagagaggaatggacaAACAGCTCAATGAGAGTCACTGATGTGGATCTTTTActgccagaaccagaaccagaaccagaaccaaagagcagagctgacttcttaaaatattcatgtgaaatcacactggatccaaacacagcaaacacatgtctgttactgtcagaggggaacagaaaagtgacattaatgACACAACCTCAGTCTTactctgatcatccagacagattcagagaTCGGTTTCAGGTtttgagcagagagagtctgactggacgttgttactgggaggtggagatgagagggggaggagctgatgtagcagtcgcatacaagaacatcagcagaccAGGGGATGAAGGTGGATttggatttaatgacaaatcttgggcattaGATTGTTATCAAAACAGTTGTGAACTTTGGTTCAACAACATgaaaacctccatctcaggtcctcagtcctccagagtaggagtgtacctggatcacagagcaggtgttctgtgcttctacagcgtctctgaaaccatcactctcctccacagagtccagaccacattcactcagcctcTCTATGCTGGAGTTTATGTTTATGATACAGGAGACACAGCTGAGTTTTGTGAAGTGAATTAA